A stretch of DNA from Acidobacteriota bacterium:
CAGCGATTTCAGGCGGACCTCGCAGGTATTCAGACCAAGAACCGCGTTGATGCCGACATCCAACGCGGCCGGGCCTTGGGTGTAAGCTCGACCCCGACCGTTTTCGTCAACGGCAAGGCCGTGCCTTTCTCGGAGCTGAACAACATCGCGTCGCTTCGGCGGATAGTTGATGCCGAGATCGCAGCCGTCGCCGCCGCACAGCAGTCGAACTCAGCGAACTCCGCTCCTGCAGCCGCAAGCTCGAATCAATAAAAGTGGCCGAAGAGGAAGTAACAGAGAGAGAGATGCCCGGGCTGCGGAAGCTTCCGCTAGCTGCGGGCATCGTCGCCCTCGTCGGGCTGGCAGATTCCGTCTATCTTTCGGTCAAGCACTTCACCGCCGAGCCTGTGCCGTGCAGCCTGGTCGAAGGCTGTGAAAAAGTGCTGACGAGCCCCTATGCCGAGGTCGCCGGAGTTCCGATCGCGGCGGCAGGTGCTCTTGCGTATTTCGCGGCGTTTGCATTCGCCGTTCTCGCGGCCTATGGCGACGAGCGGATGTGGAAGCTCTTCGGTGGGCTTGCGACACTGATGGCCGGCTTTTCGCTTTGGCTGATCTATCTGCAGGCTTTCGTCATCGGGGCATTTTGCCAGTTCTGTCTTATATCGGCGGGGACCTCACTAACGCTGTTCGGTATCTTTATCGCCGCGGCCCTTACCCGCGAAAAAACATCCTTCGAATAGTTGAAACTGCTTTCCCGCTCCAAACGAAATCTACTGTGAAGGGGAGATGCCGCCCGGAAGGCATTTTCCAGTTGGCAAGACACTTTGAAATAGGGTAGCTTTATAGTTTATATATTAACTTAGCAGTGGCAGAAGCTATCTTACAAAGAATTGCAGAAGGTG
This window harbors:
- a CDS encoding vitamin K epoxide reductase family protein, whose product is MPGLRKLPLAAGIVALVGLADSVYLSVKHFTAEPVPCSLVEGCEKVLTSPYAEVAGVPIAAAGALAYFAAFAFAVLAAYGDERMWKLFGGLATLMAGFSLWLIYLQAFVIGAFCQFCLISAGTSLTLFGIFIAAALTREKTSFE